A window of the Kosakonia radicincitans DSM 16656 genome harbors these coding sequences:
- a CDS encoding amino acid ABC transporter permease — MGLEQQVLTALPELGRGLLMTLLLTVLASLVSVVMGQLGCFLQLRRAWIWRTFGRLYVSLMRGTPAIVQLFVVFFTLPKLGLGGQPLLAAVLAIGLNSGAYVAEILRVNRSLVTPGQLEAARTLGLSRLLTWWYVINPQVLRASLPMLVNEFTILLKTTPLASVVALTELTFAGQIVIARTYEATQVLLLVAAGYLLIALPLTTLARRLEAKRRPA; from the coding sequence ATGGGGCTGGAGCAACAGGTACTGACCGCGTTGCCGGAGTTAGGGCGCGGGTTGCTGATGACCCTGCTGTTAACGGTGCTGGCGTCGCTGGTGAGCGTGGTGATGGGGCAACTCGGCTGCTTCCTGCAACTGCGCCGGGCCTGGATCTGGCGAACCTTCGGCCGCTTGTATGTCAGCCTGATGCGCGGGACGCCCGCGATTGTGCAACTGTTTGTGGTGTTTTTTACCCTGCCGAAACTGGGGCTTGGCGGGCAGCCGTTGCTGGCGGCGGTGCTGGCGATCGGTTTAAACAGCGGCGCGTATGTTGCTGAAATCCTGCGCGTTAACCGAAGCCTGGTCACGCCCGGGCAACTGGAAGCAGCGCGGACGCTGGGGCTGAGCCGCCTGCTCACCTGGTGGTATGTCATTAACCCGCAGGTGCTGCGCGCCAGTCTGCCGATGCTGGTGAATGAGTTCACCATTCTGCTGAAAACCACGCCGCTGGCCTCGGTGGTGGCGCTGACGGAGCTGACGTTTGCCGGGCAGATCGTCATCGCGCGTACCTATGAAGCCACGCAGGTACTGTTGCTGGTGGCGGCGGGATATCTGTTGATTGCGCTGCCGCTGACCACTCTTGCGCGGCGGCTGGAAGCGAAACGGAGGCCGGCATGA
- a CDS encoding amino acid ABC transporter permease, producing the protein MDWQAIIDALPSLGEGMAATLQLCAMAAICSLLWGALMAAALMRASRFWQWLLWVYSNITLALPLLVVIYLLYFVLPEYGITLSSPVVGVLALTLYYAPYIAQVIRAAIEALPKGQWEACRVLGLSRREQLRDVVLPQTLPQMLSPLVGLMIGLIKDSALLSIVSVQEFMYAAKQAISETYAPLEIYLTVALCYWLLNSLLDWLARHFESRMTRYRRGMQHE; encoded by the coding sequence ATGGACTGGCAGGCCATTATTGATGCGCTTCCCTCGCTGGGTGAAGGGATGGCGGCAACATTGCAACTCTGCGCGATGGCGGCGATCTGTTCGTTGCTGTGGGGAGCGTTAATGGCGGCGGCGTTAATGCGAGCGTCACGCTTCTGGCAGTGGTTATTGTGGGTGTACAGCAACATCACGCTGGCGCTTCCGCTGCTGGTGGTGATTTATCTGCTCTATTTTGTGCTGCCGGAGTATGGCATCACGCTCTCATCGCCGGTTGTCGGCGTGCTGGCGTTAACGCTCTATTACGCGCCCTATATTGCGCAGGTGATCCGCGCGGCCATTGAGGCGTTGCCCAAAGGGCAGTGGGAAGCCTGCCGGGTTCTCGGACTCAGCCGCCGCGAGCAGTTGCGCGATGTGGTGCTGCCGCAAACCCTGCCGCAGATGCTGTCGCCGCTGGTTGGTCTGATGATCGGCCTGATTAAAGACTCGGCCCTGCTGTCGATTGTCTCGGTACAGGAGTTTATGTACGCCGCCAAACAGGCGATATCGGAAACCTATGCGCCGCTGGAGATCTACCTGACGGTCGCGCTCTGTTACTGGCTGCTGAACAGTCTGCTTGACTGGCTGGCGCGCCATTTTGAATCCCGTATGACGCGCTATCGTCGCGGCATGCAACATGAATAA
- the attM gene encoding AttM family quorum-quenching N-acyl homoserine lactonase yields MSEIKLYMLQSGYQRCQYHDIRMNQGKGDSYVIPVPWFLLTHPQGNTVIDGGLAVEGLNNPHGYWGNAVEHYKPIMDADQGCASQLTNLGISPESVRYVLLSHLHSDHTGAIGRFPAATHIVQRQEYDYAFSPDWFAAGAYCRKDFDREGLKWHFLKGLATDGFDLYGDGVLQSFFTPGHTPGHQSFIVSLPSGRAFTLAIDAAYTLDHFYEKALPGLMTSASEAARSVAKLRALTEMHNAEIIPGHDPDIWPRYVMKTEGYN; encoded by the coding sequence ATGTCAGAAATAAAACTTTATATGCTGCAGTCGGGGTACCAGCGTTGCCAATATCATGACATCAGGATGAATCAGGGCAAGGGTGACAGCTACGTCATTCCCGTCCCCTGGTTTTTACTGACACATCCGCAGGGCAATACCGTTATTGACGGTGGCCTGGCTGTCGAAGGGTTGAACAATCCTCATGGCTACTGGGGAAATGCCGTTGAACACTATAAACCCATCATGGATGCCGATCAGGGTTGCGCCAGTCAACTGACGAATCTGGGCATATCACCGGAATCCGTGCGTTATGTTTTACTCTCCCACCTCCACTCTGATCATACAGGGGCGATTGGTCGCTTTCCTGCGGCTACGCATATTGTGCAACGTCAGGAGTATGACTATGCCTTTTCGCCGGACTGGTTTGCGGCCGGCGCGTATTGTCGGAAAGATTTTGATCGTGAAGGGTTGAAATGGCACTTCCTGAAAGGTCTGGCAACGGACGGTTTTGACCTGTACGGCGATGGTGTTTTACAGTCCTTTTTCACACCCGGTCATACGCCAGGGCATCAGTCCTTCATCGTCTCACTTCCCAGCGGAAGGGCATTTACTCTTGCGATAGACGCCGCTTACACACTCGACCATTTTTACGAGAAAGCCCTGCCCGGTTTGATGACTTCCGCCAGTGAAGCGGCACGTTCGGTCGCCAAACTCAGGGCGTTAACAGAAATGCACAATGCAGAGATTATCCCAGGCCACGATCCTGATATCTGGCCGCGTTATGTCATGAAAACGGAGGGGTATAACTAA
- a CDS encoding DUF1989 domain-containing protein has protein sequence MSAELQHREVVTVPARYGKAVRLNKGEAVQVINLHGTQVVDCWAYNASDVSEYMCMEATRVWNQRLNPRVGDSFITDQRHPILTLVADTSPGVHDTFMAACDARRYELLGCTEPHRNCHDNLHEGMAELGVMLPHGNLASFNIFMNIQVQPDGITLKTLPVVTKPGDYIILRAEMDCYVAFSACPQDIVSIQGQGDNTPRDVEVRILTAGFPQVNLQGPWVPGNAA, from the coding sequence ATGTCTGCTGAATTGCAGCACCGTGAGGTGGTTACGGTTCCGGCACGTTATGGCAAAGCCGTGCGCTTAAATAAAGGGGAAGCGGTGCAGGTGATCAATCTGCACGGTACGCAGGTGGTGGATTGCTGGGCCTATAACGCCAGCGATGTCAGCGAATATATGTGTATGGAAGCGACAAGAGTATGGAATCAGCGCCTCAATCCGCGCGTGGGCGACAGCTTTATCACTGACCAGCGCCACCCGATTCTGACGCTGGTGGCGGACACTTCACCGGGCGTACACGACACATTTATGGCCGCCTGCGATGCCCGCCGTTATGAACTGTTAGGCTGCACCGAGCCGCATCGTAACTGCCATGACAATCTGCACGAAGGGATGGCGGAACTGGGCGTGATGCTGCCCCATGGCAATCTCGCATCCTTCAATATTTTCATGAATATCCAGGTGCAGCCGGATGGCATTACCCTGAAGACGCTGCCGGTCGTGACGAAGCCAGGGGATTACATCATTCTGCGCGCGGAGATGGATTGCTATGTGGCATTTTCGGCCTGCCCGCAGGATATCGTCAGCATTCAGGGGCAGGGAGATAACACCCCGCGCGATGTGGAAGTGCGTATTCTGACGGCAGGATTTCCGCAGGTGAATCTGCAAGGGCCGTGGGTGCCGGGCAACGCCGCCTGA
- a CDS encoding transporter substrate-binding domain-containing protein: MKKTALLIAALLSVGTLAQAQADTLSDIKSSGKMTVGIDPTFPPYEYTDDKGEITGYSVAIMQSFAKDLGVKLEFQKTAFSGILPGLISGAFNAEGSTLNVTAERAKKVLFTVPYSKTVNGVLVREDEAKALSGKPLSPESLSGLRGAVKTASVPEQLLKGFNSELKKAGKKPITIISVDSLDQTVSTLMTKRADFVYDDISVLAPVAKKYAGKVAQVGEVGPSQWMAWATRKEDSSLNKAISDHILAMQKSGQLAQLQQQYLGTTFTVPASDFIPQE; this comes from the coding sequence ATGAAAAAAACAGCACTGCTGATCGCCGCTCTTCTTTCCGTGGGCACACTGGCGCAGGCACAGGCCGATACGCTGTCCGACATCAAGAGCAGCGGCAAAATGACGGTCGGCATCGACCCCACCTTTCCACCGTATGAATACACCGACGATAAAGGCGAGATCACCGGGTATAGCGTGGCGATCATGCAGTCGTTCGCCAAAGATCTCGGTGTAAAACTGGAGTTTCAGAAAACCGCATTCAGCGGCATTTTGCCGGGGCTGATTTCCGGGGCGTTCAATGCCGAAGGCTCCACGCTTAATGTGACGGCCGAACGTGCCAAAAAAGTGCTTTTTACCGTGCCTTACAGCAAAACGGTGAACGGCGTTCTGGTGCGTGAGGATGAAGCGAAAGCCCTGAGCGGCAAGCCGCTGAGCCCGGAAAGTCTCTCTGGCCTGCGCGGCGCGGTGAAAACTGCCAGCGTGCCGGAGCAACTGCTTAAAGGCTTTAATAGCGAGCTGAAAAAAGCCGGGAAAAAACCGATCACCATCATCAGCGTCGATTCCCTCGATCAGACTGTCAGCACGCTGATGACCAAACGCGCCGATTTCGTCTATGACGATATTTCAGTGCTGGCACCCGTGGCGAAAAAGTATGCCGGTAAAGTCGCGCAGGTGGGCGAAGTCGGGCCATCGCAATGGATGGCGTGGGCGACGCGCAAAGAGGACAGCAGCCTGAACAAAGCCATCAGCGACCACATTCTGGCGATGCAGAAAAGCGGTCAGTTGGCCCAACTGCAACAGCAGTATCTCGGCACCACCTTTACCGTTCCGGCCAGTGATTTCATTCCTCAGGAGTAA
- a CDS encoding MurR/RpiR family transcriptional regulator codes for MSAKTASLEGRIRQHWDQLSSHEQRLADVLLAAPGQLAMNTATELAQSAGVSKATTTRFFRHLGYESYEAARRQAREMQSSGSPLYLQAAPGASPMDSVMQQHLEKEIANLVNSYRTLDSAQLQEAIAAIAHARRVVVMGWRHSQTIAQLIYRDLVHVHSDVRLLPRPGDSLAEHLAALGPQDVAICVGLRRRMPALDAAMSALAERQVPMLYLADVLSGKPARHAQWVVRCHTDGSMLFDSTVALSGVCNLLCSLVARQMGKSGNDHLAQVEALHQSLDELE; via the coding sequence ATGAGTGCAAAAACGGCATCGCTAGAAGGCCGGATCCGACAGCACTGGGATCAACTCTCCAGCCACGAGCAGCGGCTGGCAGATGTACTGCTTGCCGCTCCTGGACAACTGGCGATGAATACCGCCACCGAGCTGGCGCAAAGCGCAGGCGTTTCCAAAGCCACCACCACCCGTTTTTTCCGCCATCTTGGTTATGAGAGTTATGAAGCAGCACGCCGCCAGGCGCGCGAAATGCAAAGCAGCGGATCGCCGCTCTACCTGCAAGCCGCGCCAGGCGCATCGCCGATGGACAGCGTAATGCAGCAGCACCTGGAAAAAGAGATCGCTAACCTGGTGAACAGCTACCGCACGCTGGATAGCGCGCAGTTGCAGGAGGCGATTGCCGCCATTGCCCATGCGCGTCGCGTGGTGGTGATGGGCTGGCGGCACAGCCAGACTATTGCGCAATTGATCTATCGCGACCTGGTGCATGTGCACTCCGATGTGCGATTGTTGCCGCGGCCTGGCGATTCGCTGGCTGAACATCTGGCGGCGCTCGGCCCACAGGATGTGGCGATCTGCGTTGGCCTGCGGCGGCGGATGCCTGCGCTGGATGCCGCCATGAGCGCGCTGGCGGAACGGCAAGTGCCGATGCTTTACCTGGCGGATGTGCTCTCCGGCAAACCGGCGCGCCATGCGCAATGGGTGGTTCGCTGCCACACCGATGGCAGTATGCTATTTGACAGCACCGTCGCCCTCTCCGGCGTGTGCAATCTGCTGTGTTCGCTGGTGGCCCGCCAGATGGGCAAAAGCGGCAACGATCACCTTGCGCAGGTTGAAGCGCTGCATCAATCCCTTGACGAACTCGAATAA
- a CDS encoding LysR family transcriptional regulator: MDIRTLRYFVEVVRQQSFTRAAERLFVTQPTISKMLKNLEDELNCTLLIRDGRKLLLTDTGRVVFERGMAILAEFRQLETELGDINHLNKGLLRLGIPPMVGMLMAGPISLFRQRYPGVELKIAEFGGLTVQHAVSNSELDLAMTALPVEDDSGLATMPLFSYPMCVLVPRSGNWLKHEAVAPEELGEHPLLIYNEDFALSRQLMQLFNQHGVKPRIAVRSGQWDFLAAMVQAGVGIAILPEPICQRLDKQTLRWLPLQSDLRWQLGMIWREGVYLSHSAQAWLSCCEGFWLESDAPSLPTGKA; this comes from the coding sequence ATGGACATCAGAACGCTGCGCTATTTTGTCGAGGTGGTACGCCAGCAAAGTTTCACCCGCGCGGCGGAGCGCCTGTTCGTCACCCAACCGACCATCAGCAAGATGCTGAAAAATCTTGAGGATGAACTCAACTGCACGTTGTTGATTCGCGATGGTCGCAAATTACTGCTGACCGATACCGGCCGCGTGGTGTTTGAACGCGGCATGGCGATCCTCGCCGAATTCCGGCAACTGGAAACGGAGCTTGGCGATATCAATCATCTGAACAAAGGCCTGTTGCGCCTCGGCATTCCGCCAATGGTGGGCATGCTGATGGCCGGGCCGATCAGCTTGTTTCGCCAGCGTTATCCCGGCGTCGAGCTGAAAATTGCCGAATTTGGCGGTCTGACGGTGCAGCATGCGGTAAGCAATAGCGAGCTGGATCTGGCGATGACCGCGCTGCCGGTTGAAGATGACAGCGGCTTAGCGACAATGCCACTGTTCAGCTACCCAATGTGTGTGCTGGTACCTCGCTCCGGCAACTGGCTGAAACACGAAGCGGTCGCGCCGGAAGAGTTAGGCGAGCACCCTTTGCTTATCTACAACGAAGATTTTGCCCTCAGCCGCCAGCTGATGCAGCTCTTTAATCAGCACGGCGTGAAGCCGCGCATCGCTGTGCGGAGCGGGCAGTGGGATTTTCTGGCAGCGATGGTGCAGGCGGGCGTCGGCATAGCCATTCTGCCGGAACCGATCTGCCAGCGGCTGGATAAACAAACCCTGCGCTGGCTTCCTTTGCAGAGCGATTTACGCTGGCAACTGGGGATGATTTGGCGCGAAGGCGTCTATCTTTCCCACAGTGCGCAGGCGTGGTTAAGCTGTTGTGAAGGGTTCTGGCTTGAGTCGGACGCTCCATCATTGCCCACGGGGAAAGCGTAA
- a CDS encoding urea carboxylase-associated family protein, translating to MLLMREEFVENAVRPLAAPVDVAAGSVGSIRVLRGQLLRITAMGDGAVASLFGFSVEDPAVWLSVHHTRVFSNSYLLGSGMRMVTNRRRPMMVLGKDRVKRHDLLLPASTRAFLAEKGYDGEGCIEAVSAELARRGMNVPKLPDPINLFMHVRLTRDGRIVPETNLTQAGDSITCRVVMDTQFIVSACNTGIEGNDKPAPLRLSVAENLTGFGPE from the coding sequence ATGTTGTTAATGCGTGAGGAATTCGTGGAAAACGCGGTGCGCCCGCTGGCGGCGCCGGTGGATGTAGCCGCCGGAAGCGTCGGATCGATTCGCGTGCTGCGCGGCCAGTTATTGCGCATCACGGCAATGGGCGATGGCGCAGTGGCGTCGCTGTTTGGCTTTAGTGTGGAGGATCCGGCGGTCTGGCTCTCGGTGCACCACACGCGTGTATTCAGCAACAGCTACCTGCTCGGTTCTGGTATGCGTATGGTCACTAACCGCCGTCGCCCGATGATGGTGTTAGGTAAAGATCGCGTGAAACGCCACGACCTGCTGCTACCGGCATCGACCCGCGCGTTTCTGGCGGAAAAGGGCTATGACGGCGAAGGGTGTATCGAAGCCGTCAGCGCAGAACTGGCGCGACGGGGGATGAACGTGCCAAAACTGCCCGATCCCATCAACCTGTTTATGCATGTCCGCTTAACGCGCGACGGCCGCATTGTGCCGGAAACCAATCTCACGCAGGCAGGCGACAGCATTACCTGCCGGGTGGTGATGGATACGCAGTTTATTGTCTCCGCCTGCAATACCGGCATTGAGGGGAATGATAAACCCGCGCCGCTGCGGTTGTCGGTGGCGGAAAACCTGACCGGCTTTGGCCCGGAGTAA
- a CDS encoding LysR substrate-binding domain-containing protein: protein MMRDHLPSLNALRAFESVARHLSMTRAGQELHVTPGAISLHIRELERQLGLALFLRKGRGLVLTAAGESYYSSINSAFSLMREATKSLVQEMQGNTITLACTTGFATHWLLPRLPDFERDCPEIDLRISATSRIQSFITEGIDMAVRHGDGRCEDAVSEKLIDDDYIVVCTPTVARLLGEPPALSALSRVTLLHDMHREDWGRWLAEAGVSHVDPRKGPLYTDGSGAWLAMLAGRGMALMRRGFVQENILSGEVVSPFMNTLNTGQAYWLIYPPEALMRPAIVKVRTWLMQQSAKQTIAGAHR from the coding sequence ATGATGCGTGACCATCTCCCTTCCCTTAACGCCCTGAGGGCGTTTGAATCCGTTGCCAGGCATCTCAGCATGACCCGTGCCGGCCAGGAATTGCACGTCACGCCTGGGGCTATCAGCCTGCACATCAGGGAACTCGAACGGCAACTCGGACTTGCGCTCTTTCTGCGCAAAGGACGCGGACTGGTGCTCACAGCCGCCGGTGAGTCCTACTATTCTTCGATAAATTCGGCGTTTAGCCTGATGCGCGAAGCCACCAAATCTCTCGTGCAAGAGATGCAGGGAAATACCATAACACTGGCGTGCACGACAGGCTTTGCCACGCACTGGTTGCTTCCGCGGCTTCCTGATTTTGAGCGCGACTGCCCGGAAATTGATCTGCGTATCAGTGCCACTTCCCGCATTCAGTCCTTCATTACAGAGGGTATTGATATGGCAGTCCGACATGGCGATGGCCGCTGTGAGGACGCCGTCAGTGAAAAACTGATTGATGACGACTATATCGTGGTATGCACACCGACTGTGGCGAGGCTGTTGGGCGAACCACCTGCGCTTTCAGCGCTCAGTCGTGTAACGCTTCTGCATGATATGCACCGTGAGGACTGGGGCCGCTGGCTCGCTGAAGCGGGCGTCAGCCATGTGGATCCCCGTAAGGGGCCGCTTTACACCGATGGCAGCGGGGCCTGGCTTGCCATGCTGGCCGGAAGAGGCATGGCGCTGATGCGACGGGGGTTCGTTCAGGAAAACATTTTATCAGGTGAAGTGGTTTCACCCTTCATGAACACACTGAATACCGGACAGGCATATTGGCTCATTTATCCCCCTGAAGCGCTCATGCGACCTGCCATAGTGAAAGTGAGAACATGGTTAATGCAGCAGAGCGCAAAACAAACAATCGCAGGAGCTCACCGCTAA
- a CDS encoding LysR family transcriptional regulator, with the protein MRIFIRVVERGNMSAAARDLGIGQPAVSERIERLEAHLGTRLLRRHTRRMSLTSSGTLFYERSKNAVAAAEHALAIVNPTNSLNGTLRIAAPYGAGEALLMPALIKLQAEHPDLQIELILNDLVTDPVTEGVDISLRLGEMGEGYYIARQLGCVGRLLVASPAYLHRHGTPGSPAELVRHAFARVAGLFMNNHVALIAPDKSLLSVPVKITFSASHWRPLHTLLLAGSAIGVLQSPVCRQDIAQGNLVPVLPDYVVPPFNACLLYPPANVISAETRICAAFLENELRASLADLAAHEQK; encoded by the coding sequence ATGCGCATTTTTATTCGGGTGGTCGAGCGGGGAAATATGTCTGCCGCCGCCCGCGATCTCGGCATCGGACAACCGGCGGTCAGTGAACGGATAGAGCGTCTGGAAGCTCATCTTGGTACGCGCCTGTTGCGACGTCACACGCGTCGAATGTCCCTCACCAGTTCCGGCACTCTGTTTTATGAACGCAGTAAAAATGCTGTCGCTGCGGCAGAACATGCACTGGCAATCGTCAATCCCACAAATTCGCTTAACGGAACGCTGCGTATCGCCGCGCCCTATGGGGCCGGAGAAGCGTTGCTGATGCCAGCCCTGATAAAACTTCAGGCTGAACATCCCGATCTGCAAATAGAGCTGATACTTAATGATCTTGTGACGGATCCGGTTACGGAAGGCGTTGATATTTCATTGCGTCTGGGGGAGATGGGGGAAGGGTATTATATTGCCCGTCAGTTAGGCTGCGTGGGGCGTTTACTGGTCGCCTCTCCCGCTTATCTCCATCGCCATGGCACGCCGGGTTCGCCCGCTGAACTTGTCCGGCATGCCTTTGCACGCGTAGCGGGCTTGTTTATGAACAATCATGTTGCCCTGATAGCTCCTGACAAATCATTACTCAGTGTGCCCGTGAAGATAACATTCAGTGCCAGCCACTGGCGGCCATTGCATACTCTTCTTCTGGCAGGGAGTGCCATCGGCGTATTGCAATCTCCCGTTTGCAGGCAAGATATTGCGCAGGGGAATCTTGTGCCTGTTTTACCCGACTACGTCGTTCCGCCGTTCAATGCCTGTTTGCTTTATCCGCCAGCAAACGTCATTTCGGCTGAAACCCGAATATGTGCAGCTTTCCTTGAAAACGAACTTCGCGCCAGCCTCGCAGATTTAGCCGCTCATGAACAAAAATAA
- a CDS encoding VOC family protein → MKDIDVGFTHVAFMVRDLDKSIAFYRRYAGMEVIHMREPGVPDARKVAWLSDHTRPFALVLVQADNITDTPLGNFGHLGVACATREEIDRKTAMAIADGVLRKAPEYLGDPVGYYVFFADPDGNTLELSFGQRVGLEAIRAFR, encoded by the coding sequence ATGAAAGATATTGATGTGGGATTCACACATGTTGCATTTATGGTCAGGGATTTGGACAAAAGTATTGCTTTCTATCGCCGCTATGCCGGTATGGAAGTTATACATATGCGCGAACCCGGCGTCCCGGATGCCCGCAAGGTTGCGTGGTTAAGCGATCATACGCGCCCATTTGCGCTGGTGCTGGTACAGGCGGATAACATCACTGATACACCGCTGGGTAATTTTGGTCACCTTGGCGTTGCCTGCGCAACTCGCGAAGAAATTGATCGTAAAACCGCTATGGCAATCGCTGACGGTGTATTAAGGAAAGCACCGGAATATCTGGGTGATCCGGTCGGCTATTATGTTTTTTTTGCAGACCCTGACGGGAATACCTTAGAACTTTCATTCGGGCAACGTGTCGGGCTTGAAGCAATACGGGCTTTCCGTTAG
- a CDS encoding DUF1989 domain-containing protein encodes MCQSHLTVPAGHGKTFRVRKGQFITVIDSEGQQAADFVAVNADNLNEKLSPVHTRQQLRSLFFAPGDALWSSENRPLLRIVADTIGIHDANVPACDRTRFSVDFGVEGHRNCVDNLLEGMKAHGVTYFTLPEPFNLFQNGPVTADGRMEVTDPHSKAGDYITFEALCDLICAVSSCPQDIIPGNGLQVTPIDIRISDHFPTEETHHVVNA; translated from the coding sequence ATGTGCCAATCCCACCTGACGGTTCCGGCGGGCCACGGCAAAACCTTCCGTGTGCGTAAAGGGCAGTTTATTACCGTTATCGACAGTGAAGGGCAGCAGGCCGCCGATTTTGTGGCGGTCAATGCTGACAATCTGAACGAGAAGTTATCGCCGGTGCATACCCGTCAGCAGTTGCGCTCGCTCTTTTTTGCACCGGGCGATGCGCTGTGGTCGAGTGAAAACCGCCCGCTGCTGCGCATCGTTGCCGACACGATTGGCATTCACGACGCCAACGTACCGGCCTGCGATCGGACGCGGTTTAGCGTTGATTTCGGTGTCGAAGGGCACCGCAACTGCGTGGATAACCTGCTTGAAGGGATGAAAGCGCACGGCGTGACGTACTTTACGTTGCCGGAGCCGTTCAACCTGTTTCAGAACGGCCCGGTTACCGCCGACGGGCGTATGGAAGTGACCGATCCGCACAGTAAAGCCGGGGATTACATCACTTTCGAAGCCCTGTGCGATCTGATTTGCGCCGTCTCATCCTGCCCGCAGGACATCATTCCTGGCAACGGGTTACAGGTGACGCCGATTGATATCCGCATCAGCGACCACTTCCCCACAGAGGAGACGCACCATGTTGTTAATGCGTGA